In Moorella sp. Hama-1, a single genomic region encodes these proteins:
- a CDS encoding glucose-6-phosphate isomerase family protein → MLSGKHFTVETSGLLTFAPGVKAPEPDVRRLADALPVLYAEVPPSDRPLYYMYRGVYLDNDQELYQQHDIRYDLTVVLPGTIGKEYIKTVGHFHPLKPHSSETYPEYYEVLEGEAIYLFQKNNRSGDVEEVMAIEAKKGDKVFIPPAYGHVTINPGDKPLVMANLIESHFSSLYGPFREKSGAAYYYLQGEDGKGDFVKNPRYQNSVALKLVAAPSLTQPVAAVKNKSLYEAFVAEPEAFKLLK, encoded by the coding sequence ATGCTTTCAGGTAAGCATTTTACCGTCGAAACAAGCGGTCTGTTGACCTTTGCCCCCGGGGTTAAGGCCCCGGAACCAGACGTCCGGCGCCTGGCCGACGCCCTGCCGGTATTATACGCCGAAGTCCCCCCCAGCGACCGGCCCCTTTATTATATGTACCGGGGCGTGTACCTGGATAATGATCAGGAACTCTACCAGCAGCACGATATTCGCTATGACCTTACTGTCGTCTTGCCCGGTACCATCGGCAAGGAATACATTAAAACCGTAGGCCACTTTCACCCCCTGAAACCCCATTCCTCCGAGACCTACCCCGAATACTACGAGGTCCTGGAGGGGGAGGCCATTTACCTCTTTCAAAAGAATAATCGCAGCGGCGATGTCGAAGAGGTCATGGCCATCGAAGCCAAAAAGGGTGACAAGGTTTTTATTCCCCCCGCCTATGGCCACGTAACCATCAACCCGGGCGACAAGCCCCTGGTCATGGCCAACCTAATTGAGAGCCACTTCTCTTCCCTCTACGGCCCCTTCCGGGAAAAAAGCGGGGCAGCATACTACTACCTCCAGGGTGAGGACGGGAAAGGTGATTTCGTCAAGAATCCCCGCTACCAGAATTCCGTCGCCCTGAAGCTGGTGGCCGCCCCCAGCCTGACCCAACCCGTAGCTGCGGTGAAAAACAAGTCCCTCTATGAGGCCTTTGTAGCTGAACCTGAGGCCTTTAAGCTCTTGAAGTAA
- a CDS encoding beta family protein: MAIYFPALRWKLGERCALENLIPTVKDQIAPIIGFPLDCNYIDPKFGNFCTTATHDWGVGRPFYLDLSTVNYDKAPKDEHPALSLLRTGQQQQLAIIPVLTPDMDPSLLEAIKQAHEESSFKNVALRITANEEDDAVLAVRTIINDLGMDIPDIDLIIDLCDISDGAINQKLILLNALISLFGANYRRTILVSGAVPQQIRDHVGTDESKRIPRYDWQLWLRARRRFPQLLFGDYTIIPCLFREVQYQGPPKIRYTLEKEWFVIRGHRQRQRDNQRQEQAMIIANAPFFRGAQHSFGEMRLRQCADGTWGPGSPTNWVTNDVNQHITFVVSQVSAILAAP, from the coding sequence GTGGCAATTTATTTTCCGGCGTTACGTTGGAAACTCGGCGAACGCTGCGCCCTCGAAAATTTAATTCCTACGGTGAAAGACCAAATTGCCCCAATAATCGGGTTCCCGCTTGATTGTAATTACATTGACCCCAAATTTGGGAATTTTTGTACCACTGCAACCCACGATTGGGGCGTTGGACGCCCTTTCTACCTAGATCTATCCACTGTGAACTATGACAAAGCACCTAAAGATGAACATCCTGCCTTGAGCCTTTTGAGGACTGGGCAGCAGCAACAACTGGCCATCATACCGGTCTTAACACCCGATATGGACCCAAGTTTATTGGAGGCCATTAAACAAGCCCATGAGGAGAGTAGCTTTAAGAATGTAGCTTTACGAATTACAGCGAATGAAGAGGATGACGCAGTCCTTGCTGTTCGGACGATAATAAATGACCTGGGAATGGATATTCCAGACATTGACTTAATAATCGATCTTTGCGACATTTCTGATGGAGCCATTAATCAAAAACTCATATTGCTTAATGCACTGATTAGCCTGTTCGGAGCCAATTATCGCAGAACCATCCTCGTAAGTGGTGCCGTTCCACAACAAATTAGAGATCACGTTGGTACTGACGAAAGTAAAAGAATTCCCCGTTATGATTGGCAGTTGTGGCTCCGGGCTCGCCGCCGGTTCCCACAATTATTATTCGGCGACTATACTATCATTCCATGTTTATTTAGGGAGGTTCAGTATCAAGGACCGCCAAAAATCAGGTATACATTGGAGAAGGAATGGTTCGTAATCAGGGGACACCGTCAACGGCAAAGAGATAACCAGCGCCAAGAGCAGGCCATGATTATAGCGAATGCCCCATTCTTCCGCGGGGCACAACATAGTTTCGGTGAAATGAGGCTTCGTCAATGCGCGGACGGAACATGGGGCCCTGGCAGTCCAACAAATTGGGTGACAAATGATGTTAATCAACACATAACCTTTGTAGTGTCTCAGGTTTCCGCCATCCTTGCCGCGCCTTGA
- a CDS encoding PrkA family serine protein kinase translates to MEILQRLEEYRQEAKKLHWEGTFADYLQMVLANPKLAQLAHARIYEMIASAGVKEVDGVKHYRFFEGEIFGLERTLAKLVEEYFHSAARRLDVRKRILLLMGPVSGGKSTIVTMLKHGLEKYSQTDAGALYAIKGCPMHEEPLHLIPRELRLDLQREYGLYIEGNLCPVCQLMLEEKYGGRVEEVPVERIILSEEKRVGIGTFSPSDPKSQDIAELTGSIDFSTIAEYGSESDPRAYRFDGELNKANRGIMEFQEMLKCDEKFLYNLLSLSQEGNFKAGRFALISADEMIIAHTNEAEYRAFISNPKNEALQSRIMVVPIPYNLKVRDEVKIYQKLIRQSDIDVHIAPYALQAAAIFSILSRLKESKKQGMDLLKKMKLYDGEDIEGFKQKDVVELMNEAEAEGMSGVDPRYVINRISSALITADTRCINALDILRALKDGLDQHPSITREEKERLINFIAMARQEYDEYAKKEVQRAFVYSYEESARALFNNYLDNVEAFVNKTKVRDPITDEELDPDEKLMRSIEEQIGVTENAKKAFREEILIRLSSYARKGKTFDFNSHERLREAIEKKLFADMKDIVKITTSTRTPDPEQLKRINAVIDRLVSQHGYCPVCANELLKYTGSLLNR, encoded by the coding sequence GTGGAGATACTGCAACGGTTGGAGGAATACCGCCAGGAAGCTAAAAAACTTCACTGGGAAGGAACTTTTGCCGATTATTTGCAGATGGTGCTTGCTAACCCCAAACTGGCGCAGCTGGCCCATGCCCGTATCTATGAGATGATTGCCAGCGCCGGGGTAAAAGAGGTCGACGGCGTTAAGCACTACCGGTTCTTTGAGGGGGAGATTTTTGGCCTGGAACGAACTCTGGCCAAGCTGGTGGAAGAGTATTTCCATTCCGCCGCCCGGCGCCTGGACGTCCGTAAGCGGATCCTGCTCCTCATGGGTCCCGTGAGCGGCGGTAAGTCGACTATTGTAACCATGTTAAAGCACGGCCTGGAGAAATACAGCCAGACCGACGCCGGTGCCCTCTACGCCATTAAGGGTTGCCCCATGCACGAGGAGCCCCTGCACCTGATTCCCCGGGAACTGCGCCTGGACCTGCAGCGCGAGTACGGCCTTTATATCGAAGGCAACCTGTGCCCGGTTTGCCAGTTGATGCTGGAGGAAAAGTACGGCGGCCGGGTGGAGGAGGTCCCGGTGGAACGCATCATCCTTTCCGAGGAAAAGCGGGTCGGTATCGGCACCTTCAGTCCCTCGGACCCTAAATCCCAGGATATTGCCGAGCTCACCGGCAGTATCGACTTCTCGACCATCGCCGAGTACGGTTCCGAGTCCGACCCCCGGGCCTATCGTTTTGACGGCGAACTTAACAAGGCCAACCGGGGAATAATGGAATTCCAGGAAATGTTGAAATGCGATGAAAAATTCCTGTATAACCTGCTCAGCCTCTCCCAGGAGGGGAATTTCAAGGCCGGACGTTTCGCCCTGATCTCGGCCGACGAGATGATCATCGCCCATACCAATGAGGCCGAGTACCGGGCCTTTATTAGCAACCCCAAGAACGAGGCCCTGCAGTCGCGGATTATGGTCGTCCCCATTCCCTATAACCTCAAGGTCAGGGACGAGGTGAAGATCTACCAGAAGCTCATCCGCCAGAGCGATATCGACGTCCATATCGCTCCCTATGCCCTTCAGGCGGCGGCCATCTTCTCCATCCTCTCGCGCCTGAAGGAATCGAAGAAGCAGGGTATGGACCTCTTGAAAAAGATGAAGCTCTACGACGGCGAGGATATCGAGGGCTTCAAGCAAAAGGACGTTGTCGAGCTGATGAACGAGGCCGAGGCCGAGGGTATGAGCGGCGTTGACCCCCGCTATGTCATCAATCGGATCTCCAGCGCCCTCATTACTGCCGATACCCGTTGCATTAATGCCCTGGATATCCTGAGGGCCTTGAAGGATGGCCTGGACCAGCACCCCTCCATTACCAGGGAGGAGAAGGAGCGCCTGATTAACTTTATCGCCATGGCGCGCCAGGAGTACGACGAGTACGCCAAGAAGGAGGTCCAGCGGGCCTTCGTCTATTCCTACGAAGAATCCGCCCGGGCCCTGTTCAACAATTACCTGGATAATGTCGAGGCCTTCGTCAACAAGACCAAGGTCCGCGACCCCATCACCGATGAGGAACTCGACCCTGACGAGAAGCTGATGCGCTCCATTGAGGAACAGATCGGTGTCACCGAAAACGCCAAGAAGGCCTTCCGGGAGGAGATCTTGATCCGCTTATCCTCTTACGCCCGCAAGGGTAAGACCTTTGATTTCAACTCCCACGAGCGCCTGCGGGAGGCCATTGAAAAGAAGCTCTTTGCCGATATGAAGGACATCGTCAAGATTACTACCTCCACCCGTACGCCGGACCCAGAACAACTGAAACGCATCAATGCCGTCATCGATCGCCTGGTTTCCCAGCACGGCTACTGCCCGGTCTGTGCCAATGAACTCCTGAAATACACCGGCAGCCTGCTGAACCGTTAA
- a CDS encoding helix-turn-helix domain-containing protein, whose protein sequence is MDIGLKIKFFRERQNLSMNALAKRSGASQSAISEIENGKRQPTFDVLERIVKGLGLTMAEFFSEETPSLPPDLRQLLREAESLTPSQRKKLVEFIKSMKGE, encoded by the coding sequence TTGGATATAGGGTTAAAAATTAAGTTTTTTAGAGAGCGTCAAAACTTAAGCATGAATGCGCTTGCTAAAAGATCCGGGGCTTCCCAATCTGCTATAAGTGAAATAGAAAATGGTAAACGTCAACCTACTTTTGATGTCTTGGAGCGTATCGTAAAGGGGCTTGGCCTCACTATGGCCGAATTCTTTTCAGAAGAAACCCCTTCCCTTCCCCCTGACCTTCGTCAGCTACTCAGGGAAGCTGAAAGTCTCACGCCATCCCAGCGTAAAAAACTGGTAGAATTCATTAAGAGCATGAAAGGTGAATAG
- a CDS encoding type II toxin-antitoxin system HicB family antitoxin produces MAKHHFTVIIEKDEDSKYVASVPALPGCHTQADNLNDLEARIQEAIKLCLEFRA; encoded by the coding sequence ATGGCAAAACATCACTTTACCGTAATTATCGAAAAAGACGAGGATAGCAAATACGTGGCTTCAGTGCCCGCACTACCCGGTTGCCACACCCAGGCCGATAACCTTAATGATCTTGAAGCCAGGATCCAAGAAGCTATTAAATTATGCTTGGAGTTCAGGGCGTAA
- a CDS encoding type II toxin-antitoxin system HicB family antitoxin has product MGDKTLDYYLNLNYEVYLRRLTEEEGGGWLASIPLLPGCMSDGETPAEALVNLDEAKRGWIETALALQRDIPEPDNPEKYSGKFTVRLPKSLHKAIATKAQEDGVSLNQMAIYLLSLGLGKSARRRRTN; this is encoded by the coding sequence ATGGGTGACAAAACGTTAGATTACTATCTTAACCTCAATTATGAGGTATACCTTCGCCGCCTTACAGAGGAAGAGGGCGGTGGATGGCTTGCCAGCATACCCCTTTTACCTGGTTGTATGTCGGACGGGGAAACCCCGGCAGAGGCCCTGGTTAATCTGGATGAGGCTAAAAGGGGTTGGATAGAAACCGCTTTGGCGTTACAAAGGGATATTCCTGAACCGGATAACCCTGAAAAATATAGCGGTAAATTTACCGTTCGCCTTCCTAAGTCCCTTCACAAGGCAATTGCCACCAAAGCGCAAGAAGATGGTGTTAGCCTTAATCAAATGGCTATTTATCTCCTTTCTTTGGGGCTAGGTAAATCGGCAAGAAGAAGGCGGACAAATTAA
- a CDS encoding type II toxin-antitoxin system HicB family antitoxin: MRKFTVILIPEDDGRWTAEVPTLPGCATWGSTQQQALERIKEAN, encoded by the coding sequence GTGCGTAAATTCACGGTTATCCTTATTCCTGAAGATGATGGCCGCTGGACGGCCGAAGTTCCTACCCTTCCGGGCTGCGCTACCTGGGGCAGCACCCAGCAGCAGGCCTTGGAAAGAATTAAAGAAGCAAATTAA
- a CDS encoding sce7726 family protein, whose product MKLRDVDIRAALKSRLRKEYAGTNTIIVDELSISWGDARIDIAVVNCSLIGYEIKSDRDTLERLPHQMKYYNKIFDMVTLVCSHRLVSKAKGKIPDWWGILVPVADDNEPWGVRFESERNPQVNEDVELRSLVELTWKEEAIAILSAHGLARGFRNRPRWDIWDHLVRNVNPIEIKEAVRECLKARQGWRKPETLQRLCVD is encoded by the coding sequence TTGAAATTACGTGACGTAGACATTCGCGCAGCGCTAAAAAGTAGGTTGCGAAAAGAATATGCTGGCACTAACACAATAATTGTTGACGAACTCTCTATTTCTTGGGGAGATGCCAGAATAGACATTGCCGTCGTTAATTGTAGTCTCATAGGGTATGAAATTAAAAGCGATCGCGATACTTTGGAGCGGTTGCCACATCAAATGAAGTATTACAACAAGATATTCGATATGGTCACCCTCGTATGTAGCCATCGATTGGTTTCCAAGGCCAAGGGTAAAATCCCAGACTGGTGGGGAATTTTGGTTCCCGTGGCCGATGATAACGAGCCTTGGGGTGTCCGCTTTGAATCGGAGAGAAATCCACAGGTCAATGAAGATGTAGAGCTTCGAAGCCTGGTTGAGTTGACTTGGAAAGAAGAAGCTATTGCTATTCTTTCAGCTCATGGGTTGGCCCGTGGGTTTCGCAACCGCCCCAGGTGGGATATATGGGATCATTTAGTTAGGAATGTAAACCCAATAGAGATCAAGGAAGCCGTCCGCGAATGCCTCAAGGCGCGGCAAGGATGGCGGAAACCTGAGACACTACAAAGGTTATGTGTTGATTAA
- a CDS encoding nitrite reductase, whose protein sequence is MGDAIFQQRSGYLGVGIVGRCGLLTPEQLAGLGTLARSLECRYCKMTTRQTLIFIIPENRLEELRAGVTALGLKVGVFGETVRNVKACAGNKDLCQRALSDVFELGGQLQDRFMNRRTPCDFKIALAGCHRGCTDPLCADYGIIATGSDTYDIYIGGRGGSRKPVHATRIAAGITGDGVSALLEQVLERYDALAEPRERLCNTIKRVGLEDFLPPEGFLDPYRPPEENDFLSFAGF, encoded by the coding sequence ATGGGTGATGCTATCTTTCAACAACGCTCCGGTTATCTGGGGGTAGGTATCGTCGGCCGATGTGGCCTTCTGACTCCAGAACAGCTGGCCGGCCTTGGGACCCTGGCCCGCTCCCTGGAGTGCCGGTACTGCAAGATGACCACGCGCCAGACCCTGATCTTTATCATCCCGGAAAACCGCCTGGAGGAGCTGCGGGCCGGTGTTACCGCCCTGGGATTAAAGGTCGGCGTTTTCGGCGAGACAGTACGCAACGTCAAAGCCTGTGCCGGTAATAAAGACCTCTGCCAGCGGGCCTTAAGCGACGTCTTTGAACTAGGCGGCCAGCTCCAGGACCGCTTTATGAACCGGCGCACACCCTGTGATTTCAAAATCGCCCTGGCTGGTTGCCACCGGGGTTGCACCGATCCCCTCTGCGCTGATTACGGTATCATCGCCACCGGCAGTGATACTTATGACATCTACATAGGCGGCCGGGGCGGCAGCCGCAAACCCGTCCACGCCACCCGGATAGCCGCCGGCATTACCGGCGATGGGGTCAGTGCCCTGCTGGAGCAAGTCCTGGAGCGCTACGACGCCCTAGCCGAGCCCAGGGAACGCCTCTGCAACACTATCAAACGAGTCGGCCTGGAGGACTTTCTCCCCCCGGAGGGCTTCCTGGATCCCTACCGCCCGCCGGAGGAAAATGATTTTTTGAGCTTTGCCGGGTTTTAG
- a CDS encoding type II toxin-antitoxin system HicA family toxin — protein sequence MSQIDKLLRAIKRNPRDVPWEDIDRALKYYGFNCRHQGGSHYNYYHPELVEILTIPRRRPVKAIYVIQALELIEKLKEGKSNG from the coding sequence ATGAGCCAAATTGACAAACTTCTCAGGGCGATAAAAAGAAATCCCAGGGATGTGCCCTGGGAAGATATTGATAGAGCGCTCAAGTATTATGGTTTTAATTGTCGCCATCAAGGGGGCAGTCATTATAATTACTATCACCCTGAACTTGTTGAGATTTTAACAATTCCCCGCAGGAGACCGGTTAAGGCCATATATGTGATACAAGCGCTAGAATTAATTGAAAAGCTTAAGGAAGGGAAATCTAATGGGTGA
- a CDS encoding helix-turn-helix domain-containing protein, producing the protein MDVGKRIKQLREAAGLSMNQLARLAGVGQSTLSYIEMGQKNPTVDTLLLICKGLGVTPIEFFDGYQFNIPPDLRQLLREAESLTPSQRKKLVEFIRSMKGE; encoded by the coding sequence ATGGATGTTGGAAAGCGTATCAAACAACTTCGGGAGGCCGCGGGCTTAAGTATGAACCAGCTTGCCCGACTGGCCGGAGTAGGCCAATCAACACTAAGCTATATCGAGATGGGGCAAAAAAATCCAACCGTCGATACTCTCCTTTTGATTTGCAAGGGCTTGGGCGTGACACCAATTGAGTTTTTTGACGGGTATCAATTTAATATCCCTCCAGACCTTCGTCAGCTACTCAGGGAAGCTGAAAGTCTCACGCCATCCCAGCGTAAAAAACTGGTAGAGTTCATTAGGAGTATGAAAGGGGAATAG
- a CDS encoding helix-turn-helix domain-containing protein, protein MLRLKEMRLKAKLSQQELAKRAGIGQSTIHYIETGRKSPTYKVLEKLATALDVSVADLLEERHSSLSSIS, encoded by the coding sequence ATGCTCCGCCTCAAAGAAATGAGGCTTAAGGCGAAATTATCACAGCAGGAATTAGCCAAAAGGGCTGGGATTGGCCAGTCAACGATCCATTACATTGAAACCGGACGTAAAAGCCCTACATACAAGGTACTAGAAAAACTTGCCACCGCCCTTGATGTATCAGTAGCCGATCTTTTAGAAGAAAGGCATAGCTCATTAAGCAGTATAAGTTAA
- a CDS encoding tyrosine-type recombinase/integrase translates to MKNSSQYDFTAFYLWLMEQGCTPGTGKGYLQNLQDFASWFKGTNGVFSPAAVTGLDLRDYQQYLLAVRGLKPGTINRRMAAIRKWLAWTVETGELKEPPKFPKSVREQEKAPKALSRREQNRLLRAVEKAGKPRDAALIRLMLNAGLRVGEVMALKLEDIEIGERHGKVVVRSGKGMKRREVPLGPETRAAVKEWLAVHPGVEWLFPSKKRTRMTSRAVQKMLKKYAYQAGLPLESVHPHVLRHSCATNLLNAGVDLVKVASILGHESLDTTAVYTRPKAAELEEAIEKGETFTP, encoded by the coding sequence ATGAAAAACAGTTCGCAATACGATTTTACCGCATTTTATCTATGGCTGATGGAACAGGGTTGTACCCCCGGGACTGGGAAAGGTTACCTGCAAAACCTGCAGGATTTCGCATCCTGGTTTAAGGGGACGAACGGGGTGTTCTCCCCGGCAGCCGTTACCGGCCTGGACCTGCGCGATTACCAGCAATATTTACTGGCTGTCAGGGGGCTGAAACCCGGGACCATCAACAGACGCATGGCGGCTATCAGGAAGTGGCTGGCCTGGACGGTGGAAACCGGGGAGCTGAAGGAGCCGCCGAAATTTCCAAAATCCGTTAGAGAGCAGGAAAAGGCGCCAAAGGCCCTTAGCCGGCGGGAACAGAACCGGCTGTTGCGGGCCGTGGAAAAGGCCGGGAAGCCCAGGGATGCGGCCCTGATAAGGTTGATGCTTAATGCAGGCTTGCGAGTCGGGGAGGTGATGGCTCTCAAACTGGAGGATATCGAGATCGGGGAAAGGCACGGCAAGGTGGTGGTCCGGAGCGGCAAAGGGATGAAACGCCGGGAGGTGCCCCTGGGGCCGGAAACCCGCGCTGCGGTTAAAGAATGGTTGGCGGTCCACCCTGGCGTCGAATGGCTTTTTCCAAGTAAAAAAAGGACCCGAATGACCAGCCGGGCCGTCCAAAAGATGCTAAAGAAATACGCCTACCAGGCCGGGCTACCGCTGGAGTCCGTGCATCCCCACGTCCTGCGCCACAGCTGCGCCACTAATCTCCTTAACGCCGGCGTGGACCTGGTGAAGGTGGCCAGCATTCTTGGCCATGAAAGCCTGGATACGACGGCGGTCTACACCCGGCCAAAAGCGGCCGAACTGGAGGAGGCGATTGAGAAGGGTGAAACATTTACGCCCTGA
- a CDS encoding type II toxin-antitoxin system HicA family toxin, whose protein sequence is MSNLPHITGPELIRALQRLGFYVVRRKGSHNFLRHAEDPTRFAIVATHKAKNRRKWRFQHIDSSLHKMENQEIK, encoded by the coding sequence GTGAGCAATCTTCCTCATATAACTGGTCCGGAATTGATCCGTGCCTTGCAACGTTTAGGCTTTTATGTTGTCCGCAGGAAGGGAAGCCATAATTTTCTCCGCCACGCGGAAGATCCCACTCGATTTGCTATTGTTGCCACCCATAAAGCAAAAAACCGCCGGAAATGGCGGTTTCAGCATATAGACAGCTCTCTCCATAAAATGGAAAATCAGGAAATAAAATAG
- the yhbH gene encoding sporulation protein YhbH yields the protein MTVEYNLSREDWSLHRKGYLDQQRHQEKVREAIKKNLPHIIAEESIIMGQGKKVVRVPIRSMEEYHFRFNYNQGQHAGQGSGGTKKGTVIGREGAGGAGQGPGAGDEPGVDYYEAEVTLEEVQEMLFRDLELPNLQEKKKPVLASPTYEFRDVRRKGLMGNLDKKRTILENLKRNAMKGKLAIGGITPEDLRFKTWEEKIRYETSAVVLAMMDTSGSMGTYEKYIARTFFFWMVRFLRSKYQQVEIVFIAHHTQSREVTEEEFFAKGESGGTRCSSAYRLALEIIDRRYSPADYNIYPFHFTDGDNLPSDNEACLEAVQELLPKVNLLGYGEIVNPYYRTSTLMNVLKRIKDDRLVTVAVKDKSEVYQALRQFFAGSKGGEMGGTRV from the coding sequence ATGACCGTCGAATATAACCTTTCCCGGGAAGATTGGTCCTTGCACCGCAAGGGTTACCTGGATCAGCAACGGCACCAGGAAAAGGTGCGGGAGGCCATTAAGAAGAACCTGCCCCACATTATCGCCGAAGAGAGTATCATTATGGGCCAGGGCAAAAAGGTGGTCCGGGTGCCCATCCGCAGCATGGAGGAGTATCACTTTCGCTTTAACTACAACCAGGGGCAGCACGCCGGCCAGGGCAGCGGCGGCACCAAAAAGGGTACTGTTATCGGCCGGGAGGGCGCCGGGGGTGCCGGCCAGGGACCGGGGGCCGGCGACGAGCCAGGGGTGGATTACTACGAAGCCGAGGTTACCCTGGAAGAGGTCCAGGAGATGCTCTTTCGGGATCTGGAACTCCCCAACCTCCAGGAGAAAAAGAAGCCGGTCCTGGCTTCCCCGACTTATGAGTTTCGGGACGTCCGCCGCAAGGGGCTCATGGGCAACTTGGACAAGAAGCGGACCATCCTGGAGAACCTGAAGCGCAACGCCATGAAGGGCAAGCTGGCCATCGGCGGCATAACCCCGGAGGACCTGCGTTTCAAGACTTGGGAGGAGAAGATCCGCTATGAGACCAGTGCCGTGGTCCTGGCCATGATGGATACCTCGGGTTCCATGGGGACCTATGAGAAGTATATCGCCCGGACCTTCTTTTTCTGGATGGTGCGCTTCCTGCGCAGCAAGTACCAGCAGGTGGAGATCGTCTTTATCGCCCATCATACCCAGTCCCGGGAGGTCACGGAGGAGGAATTCTTCGCCAAGGGGGAGAGCGGCGGTACCCGTTGTTCCTCGGCCTACCGTCTGGCCCTGGAGATTATCGACCGCCGTTATTCTCCGGCGGACTATAATATCTATCCCTTTCATTTTACTGATGGTGACAACCTGCCCAGCGATAACGAGGCCTGCCTGGAGGCGGTCCAGGAACTGCTGCCGAAGGTCAACCTCCTGGGCTATGGGGAGATTGTCAACCCCTATTATCGCACCAGCACCCTGATGAACGTCCTGAAGCGCATCAAGGATGACCGCCTGGTGACGGTGGCCGTTAAGGATAAGAGCGAGGTTTACCAGGCCCTGCGGCAGTTCTTCGCCGGATCGAAGGGGGGAGAAATGGGTGGAACAAGAGTTTGA
- a CDS encoding epoxyqueuosine reductase: MRTKELQAWAAARGLVLGVAPVRTFEEGRAALEWRTRQGFSTPFAAGRPEERYRPELLYPEARSLVVVARPHPPFFLQPGPGQGVIARYALGPDYHEELGDDLRELAGLLEAAGARLAIVQVDSGPLLEREAARLAGLGYYGASCNLIIPGLGTAFSLGLVITDLELEPGEPLAMATCRNCGRCLAACPTSALLAPGRMNPELCLSYLTQKRGFIPPELRPALGGRIWGCDACQEVCPENRQAGGAASLPGDRLLRAGSSCPGASDAAGSPPAEPYHLTYPDLATILALDKASFNRIFKGTALAWRGKTVLQRNAAIALGNLGDPAARVPLQQALHTPAAILRAHAAWALGRLGPAGRRALAGAIATEGDPLVRREIQAALDGR, encoded by the coding sequence ATGCGGACTAAAGAACTGCAGGCCTGGGCTGCGGCCCGGGGTCTGGTCCTGGGGGTGGCCCCGGTGCGGACCTTCGAGGAAGGCCGGGCGGCCCTGGAGTGGCGTACCCGGCAGGGCTTCAGTACGCCCTTTGCCGCCGGCCGGCCGGAGGAGCGTTACCGGCCGGAGCTCCTTTACCCGGAGGCCCGCTCCCTGGTGGTGGTAGCCCGGCCCCATCCCCCGTTCTTCCTGCAGCCTGGACCGGGGCAGGGGGTTATCGCCCGCTATGCCCTGGGGCCCGATTACCATGAAGAATTGGGGGACGATTTGCGGGAACTGGCCGGGCTCTTAGAGGCGGCCGGTGCCCGCCTGGCAATCGTCCAGGTAGACAGTGGCCCCCTCCTGGAGCGGGAGGCAGCCCGGTTGGCCGGCCTGGGGTACTACGGTGCCAGCTGCAACCTGATTATTCCCGGCCTGGGAACAGCCTTTAGCCTTGGCCTGGTTATTACTGACCTGGAGCTGGAGCCTGGCGAACCACTGGCCATGGCCACCTGCCGCAACTGTGGCCGCTGTCTGGCGGCCTGCCCCACCAGCGCCCTCCTGGCTCCCGGGCGCATGAATCCCGAACTCTGTCTCTCTTACCTGACTCAGAAGCGGGGGTTTATCCCACCGGAGCTGCGGCCGGCCCTGGGGGGCCGTATCTGGGGCTGCGACGCTTGCCAGGAGGTCTGCCCTGAGAATCGCCAGGCGGGGGGGGCTGCATCCCTGCCAGGAGATAGACTGCTACGCGCCGGTTCGTCCTGCCCAGGGGCCAGCGATGCTGCCGGTAGTCCCCCGGCCGAGCCTTACCATTTAACCTATCCCGACTTGGCGACCATCCTGGCCCTGGATAAGGCCAGCTTTAACCGTATCTTCAAGGGTACGGCCCTGGCCTGGCGGGGGAAGACCGTTCTGCAGCGCAACGCGGCCATCGCCCTGGGCAACCTGGGCGATCCGGCGGCCCGGGTACCCCTCCAGCAGGCCCTGCACACCCCGGCGGCCATCCTGCGGGCCCACGCCGCCTGGGCCCTGGGCCGCCTGGGACCGGCCGGCCGCCGGGCCCTGGCCGGGGCTATAGCTACAGAGGGAGATCCCCTGGTCCGCCGGGAGATTCAGGCGGCCCTGGACGGCCGCTGA